Genomic segment of Perognathus longimembris pacificus isolate PPM17 chromosome 11, ASM2315922v1, whole genome shotgun sequence:
CCTAACCTTGGCAATACACAGGAAGCAACCCAGTCCAGAGCTCTGGCGAAGATTATTGCATGCCAGTTGTAAAAGCTTATGAATCCCTGTCTACAGTGACTTAGGAGTTCATAATCAAACCACACCTTTGTATGAAGCACGAGTGGATGatcacagagaaaaacaaaagagggctgggatatggcctagtggcaagagcgcttgcctcgtatacatgaagccctgggttcaattcctcagcaccacatatatagaaaatgaccagaagtggcgctgtggctcaagttggcagagtgctagccttgagccaaaagaagccagggacaggccctgagttcaagccccaggactggccaaaaaaaaaaaaaaaaaaaaagactgggaagCTCGGTGTGGTTGAGAGAAAAGCTCAATGTCCCTGAAACAAGGGACAATAAAAAGTGTTAATGGTACAGGGTTTCTTTGTGAGAGAAGGTTGGAAATAGTCTAAAATGAGACAGTAATGATGTGTAAAAAGTACCAGAAAATCCTGAGCTaggtaccagtgtctcatgcctataatcctagctatccaagaggctgagatgtaaggatcagggttcaaacccaagaaagtccatgagattcttatctctgattaaccaccaaaaagccagaagaggagctgtggctcaagtagtaaagcatcagctttaagtgaaaaagctaatggacaatgcccaggtcctcagttcaagttcAGTAccagtacaagcacacacacacacacacacacacacacacacacacatgcacacacacattcaaaaaaGCTGTATAAAGATAATGGATTTGGGACTCTCCAGTCAGTTGGGGAACATCCTTTACCATCTAGAGGTCAAAGATGAAGGAAAGGATGCACAGAGGGCAGAGGTTTCTGAATGGGAACTTTTAGGTCAACTGGGCCTCATCCTCACCCTTCACCGGGCCACAAGTTTACTAACTATCCTATCTTTCCCTGAAAGTTGTTGATCAAGGTTGCTGGGAAAACATCTCTGGCTTTTCCATTAATCCAGAAGAAAATGGCCTCCTGAGAGGAACTGGATCCATAGATATTTGCCTGCAGCTGCACACATCCTCCCAAGGGAATAACAAAGAGCAAGTCCAGCCTTCTTGTGCTTTCCTGGTGGTGTGAACATTCTGCTCACACTCTATCTCAGTTCACTCTCAGAAACCTATGACTTTCCCACAGCTCCCAGACTTTCTGTGGGATAAGAAAACAGTCATTACTGCCATATTTGACCCTGGCTACCCAATacaagttttcttcttctttctactcCTCATAACTCTGGTCACTCTACTCATTGTAATCTGTAAAGTCACTAAATACAAAGGCAATAAGAACATAGAACCAGGAGCAATTCTGCTGGCATAAACATCTGTGGAATCCCATTGAAGTGAAGACCTGGCAGCCCCAAGGGCCATCTTGGAACCATCCTGGAGCCTGAAGCCTGAAGAAGAGTTCCTTCAACCACTCAGCTTCCACCAATGCCAGATGCTACCCACAGACTTcgctcccctcctccaccctcgCCTCTCTTACAGCTGTTCTTTGGTGGGACTCAGCTTCTGGGTGTTAATGTCTTCTTCCTGTGAATCTTCTAGACGGAAACTATACATGGCTTTTGGTTTCTGCATTGACAGAGGAAATGAACAAGTGTACAAGGAATTACAAATTGATTACAAAGCCCAACTTTCCCTAAATTGGGCATGTGTTGACTATTGAAGTTATTGGATGCTCACAACACCTCAAAGTTTACAATGAAGCTGCCCAGAATCCCAGTTACAGATCATTTGGAATGGGAGAGGTCTCCCGCCCTGAATTCCTCCTCACAAAGTGCTGGAGATAGAGTATTTCTTCTCCAAAAAATGACTTGAAAGCACCAagtatttttttctcatcctCCAACTTAATGGGTTGGcagaatttaaaaatagcataCTCTAAAgtgatcatttttccttttttatcttttctgaaTTTGGAACAAATTAACTCTCTTTTCAAATGAAATCCAAACTAAAGTAGCAATCTCTTTTTTGAACCATACTCTCAGCCTACTGGGCTTGGGTTATGGTAAGAAGAATCTATTTGTGAGcttgtggttcacatctgtaattgtggctactcacaaggctgggatctgaggatcacagttcaaagccagtccgggaaggaaaaatctgtgggattcttattgccaataaacaactcagaaaaggccagaagtggtgctgtggctcaagtagtagagtgctagccttgagcaaaaaacgctcagggacagtgcctaggccctgagttcaagccccaaaactctctctctcttacacacacacacacacacacacacacacacacacacacacacatctagcctTTTTCTGGAAACAAAACCAATATGTTCAGCTCCATTGTTAAGCCCTGTCTCCTAGAAGCATTGTATCAAATGGCCTCTTACCCCCACCCTCATATACCCTTGACtttgaccttgaccttgaccttggaGGCTCAGCTGGAGGGCTACTCTAAAGCTTTCTCCTTGGCTTAGAATCATAGAACTGTGTTTGAGCACAAGAATATGTTCCTTGTGGATGTGGGCCATGCAGGCTGTGTCTCAAACCATGGCTCACTCTTTCCTCTCCGCTTTTAACCCATAGATATGGAGTAACTCGGTCCCTTGATGCCAAGAGGTTGGTGTTGCTCTCAGACAAAAGAGAGTCCATCCCGTTCAAGGCTCCGCCCTGCCTTCATGGTTGACCAGCTTCAGCAGAAACCAACCACGAGTGCTTGGCAGATAGACTGAGAAGCCTTATGGCCAAGGAAGAAGGGAAACCCCTGGAAGCTTGGACCCCCTTGGGAGACACCACGAGTGGTCCTGCAGCACGGCCCCCTCAGAAAGGATTGGGAACGGGGAATAGCTTCCATGCATCTCTGTGCAGAGAGAAGCTCCTTGTAGGTCTGTGCATGCGTTGTAGCTGGCAGAGAGAGGCTCAGCACTCCTGAAACCCTCCAAGTCTTCCTAAGCTACCCTGTGGATGTCCTATTCACCCAAGAGATGAAAGTGTGTATCAGAGGAGCCTATAGGTACTCAAGTAATGCTTAGACTGAGAGCTAATGGACCAGAGGACATGACTCAGATGAGCAGCAGCAGGGGGAAGGCAAAGCACCCTAGACTGACATCAGATACAAAGGCCTATAAAAGGAGGGTCATGTGCCTTAATGGAATAGAAGGACACCCAGCCAACTGTATGGAGATCTCTAAAGCTCTTGTAGATAGTATCTTCTTTCACATACAAGCTACATGTATGTGCTAAAAGACTACAGTAAGTCTGGTGTGGTGATCACACCTGTGATCtagcactaaggaggctgaagcaggaataTTGTGAGTTTAATCAAGGCCAGCACGGGCTACATAGCCCGTGACTCTTTAAGTAAGGACTCTGAGCTAGAGTGCTCCTATTTCCCATAGCCTATAAGTCATCATGTTCACATAGAGCTAAGCCTCATATTATTCCATCCTCCAAGATTTCCACAGTCCCCAAATGCCTCATGCACCCCACATTCTCCTAAATTTCCATTATTTGGGACCTCATTGTCCAAGCCAACTAGACTGCATTGTAAGCTTCTAGCCACCAGATGGCAGCAAAAGGTCAGGAAACATCCTTGTAACAGCAAAGGGGACCCTCTCCCTCACGTTCTAATAGCTAGCTAGTTACTCCTCCTAACTCCATAAAGGACCAATACCAAGTTTTCCATTATAATGCAAATCATCATGGACTGGAAATTTGGGGATTTAACAAATATAttgagagccaggcaccagtggctcacacctgtaatcctaactactctggaggctgagattcgaggatgacagttcgaagccagcccaagcaggaaagtctgtgagactcttatctccaattaactaccaggattaataaaaaaccagaagtgttctGTGGCTCAGAGTTGTAGAGTGAAAaagcatgagtgaaaaagctcagggacagtgtctgggccttgagttcaaggccccatgacagacaacacATACATGCGTgcttatatacatgtgtgtatgagagaaatagagacagagacagagagtcggTTCTATGCAGGCTCATAGCACCTCTATGATGTCTCTGTTCTGAGTAGTTACCCTACAAAAATGTCATGCTGCTCTTATAGAGAGCACTCTCAAGTTTAGGAACATCAGAGAGGCTGGTCTTTCCAGTTTCACAACAGAGCCTAAATTGTTTTGCCTCCTGCATTTGCCATGTCTTAATTTGAGTaagttcttccttctctctcagaAGTCCTTTTGCTCTAAAATGTCCTTAGCATGCATTGCATTTGGGGTGCATTCACTGTGGGAGATGAGAAGCAACTTCCCTGACTCAGTGTCCCGTGTTAGTCTCTGTAGCCCCTACCTTTGGTACCTCGTGACACCCACTGCTCCAGTTCCTGCCCCTGTCAGGATCAAGACATCGAGTCTTGGCCACTACAGCATCCAGTGGACAACAGGGACCAGACAGGGAAGGCAATGAAAACCAGACAGGTGCTGCAACTCCTTCAGGGAACCTCAGTCCTGGTGGGGCTAAGAGCTTCCCTTAGACCAATAACAACCCCAGTGCTTTTCTGAGAAAAGTCATGGATGGGATGCACTAGGGTGTGAGGCTAGGGGTACCCTATGGGCTCCAACAAGCAGGCCTAGCTTCCTGAAGCTGGTGCCATGTTAGGGAAAGTGATAGCCTGGGCATAGGGTGAATGAGCATTAGAGGTATGATAAGTAAGCATGAAGGAATCAGTGGAAAACCAAGCTAAGAAAAGAGTCCTGTACTGTACCAATCAGTAGTAAAGGATCTTGAATGCCAACCTAGGATGTTCCATTT
This window contains:
- the Smim42 gene encoding small integral membrane protein 42, with translation MTFPQLPDFLWDKKTVITAIFDPGYPIQVFFFFLLLITLVTLLIVICKVTKYKGNKNIEPGAILLA